Proteins encoded in a region of the Bacillus methanolicus genome:
- a CDS encoding cation-translocating P-type ATPase — translation MTQTKTVVFKDASLISVDGTVRKECIPLLTLLKGRKVAFVNNESNVDLDILNQHLNDYGVQLISHNDLKINRREDVLVVIKDPVSEKNKVVSFYPYCTFKQIPGIAKTMQVGNDLKKIVKQNTNITKMWNLTGSMIAMPLIISAPLVNLIGDALSLTFMSRAKIWTEQRFKIANRNHENDANAANIPWHSKNADEVLKYFNIDKNNGLNTEQVNKAFHLYGKNQLVSKTRPHWLKTYVGQFKEFTTQVLAATALLSAFTGHLFDGLIMGSILLINAGIGTIQERKADKAVETMSQFVPPNCSVVRDGAVNEIAAHDLVPGDIVELEAGDRVPADLRIIQSWNLEVNESALTGESLPVEKKEMNINEDVPVTDRTNMLYMGTHITRGKCKAVVVQIGKYTEMGHLLSLLTEDEDHTTPLQKQVTAISKKFMKGALAVGAIVFITGLLRGMPITEMVATSVALTASAIPEGLPITITFALTAGIFRMAKKKALVRKLSALEILGRATVICSDKTGTLTKNEMTVKRISTVDMEYEVTGDGYNPEGTIIGMDQSETSSKDVDQILRIGLLCNNSQLFHEEGRWNVKGDPTEGALLSLAAKRGLLAENHNHWKRVEEIPFDSNSGKMSVVCHENNQEEQCFVMSKGSVEKLLNNCSHYQKNGKIYPLNEKVRTQIMEQNDAFARQALRVLGFAYRKLDKHVNNDCLQDIDSKLIYVGMAGMMDPPKPEVEKSIREAVKLGIKPVMITGDHPLTALAIAKKIGIYDDRMKVVTGQELDLISDQELKTIIEDIVIYARVTPEHKLRIVTVLQQKGHIVAMTGDGVNDSPAIKKADIGIAMGQTGTQVTKETADMVLKEDHFGSIVDGVKEGRTIIGNIRKAIGCLLSGNLSEILVTSLAVMAGLPLPVVPVQILLMNMLTDALPAMILAVNPGNKTKETKRQEIVDGTLYKQVVTRGTILGLGSLGLFIWGLGAGMSLAAAQTVAFSTLVAGQLIQTFSWRQADSEETIKDVTKDRFLIGALGISWLALLSVIYIPPLAAIFKTAPLPLWNWGPILLVAVASARLAKPLSNLWINKPIYPLIGKVNRATA, via the coding sequence TTGACTCAAACGAAAACGGTTGTTTTTAAGGATGCTTCTCTTATTTCTGTTGATGGAACCGTTCGTAAAGAGTGCATTCCGCTATTAACACTCTTAAAAGGCAGAAAAGTTGCATTTGTAAACAATGAATCGAACGTTGATCTGGATATACTTAATCAACACTTAAACGATTATGGGGTTCAACTGATCTCCCATAATGACCTTAAGATCAATCGACGTGAAGATGTACTCGTCGTGATAAAAGATCCTGTTAGTGAAAAAAATAAAGTAGTTTCTTTTTATCCGTACTGTACGTTTAAACAGATACCTGGCATCGCAAAGACGATGCAAGTTGGCAATGACTTAAAGAAGATAGTAAAACAGAATACTAACATAACTAAAATGTGGAATTTGACAGGCTCTATGATTGCAATGCCACTTATCATTAGTGCACCTCTTGTTAATCTGATCGGGGATGCTTTATCATTGACGTTTATGTCCAGAGCAAAAATATGGACAGAACAGAGGTTTAAAATTGCTAACAGGAATCACGAGAATGATGCGAATGCCGCTAATATTCCATGGCATTCAAAGAATGCAGATGAAGTTTTAAAATATTTTAATATTGATAAAAATAACGGCCTTAACACCGAGCAGGTAAATAAGGCTTTTCATTTATATGGCAAAAATCAGCTTGTTTCGAAAACACGCCCACATTGGCTGAAAACATATGTCGGCCAATTCAAGGAATTTACAACACAAGTTCTCGCAGCCACAGCACTTCTTAGTGCTTTTACAGGTCATTTGTTTGATGGATTAATCATGGGTTCGATTCTTTTGATAAATGCAGGGATTGGTACAATCCAGGAAAGAAAAGCAGACAAGGCAGTGGAAACAATGAGCCAATTTGTCCCTCCTAACTGCAGTGTCGTCCGTGATGGCGCTGTGAACGAAATTGCAGCCCATGACTTAGTTCCGGGAGATATTGTTGAACTTGAAGCTGGTGATCGCGTGCCGGCTGATCTCCGGATCATTCAATCATGGAACTTGGAAGTGAACGAATCCGCGTTAACGGGCGAATCGCTCCCCGTTGAAAAGAAGGAAATGAACATAAACGAGGACGTGCCAGTTACAGACCGAACCAACATGCTTTATATGGGCACACACATAACCCGAGGAAAATGCAAGGCAGTGGTTGTGCAAATAGGCAAATATACTGAAATGGGGCACCTTCTATCTCTATTAACAGAAGATGAAGATCATACAACCCCGCTTCAAAAACAAGTTACAGCCATCAGCAAAAAATTTATGAAAGGTGCTCTTGCCGTTGGTGCCATTGTCTTTATTACAGGTCTATTAAGAGGAATGCCTATAACGGAAATGGTGGCAACATCTGTTGCTTTAACAGCTTCGGCCATTCCGGAAGGGCTGCCTATAACCATTACTTTTGCCCTTACAGCGGGTATATTCCGCATGGCTAAGAAAAAGGCACTGGTACGAAAGCTGTCCGCTTTAGAGATTCTAGGAAGAGCGACAGTTATTTGTTCTGATAAAACCGGCACCTTAACTAAAAATGAAATGACGGTTAAACGAATTTCAACAGTAGACATGGAATATGAAGTAACTGGTGATGGTTATAATCCAGAAGGAACAATTATAGGAATGGATCAGTCTGAAACATCTTCGAAAGATGTAGATCAAATATTAAGAATCGGACTGCTTTGCAATAATTCACAGCTGTTTCATGAAGAGGGACGGTGGAATGTAAAAGGTGATCCTACTGAAGGAGCTCTTCTTTCACTTGCAGCTAAACGAGGCTTGTTAGCAGAAAACCATAACCACTGGAAGCGTGTTGAAGAAATACCTTTTGACTCAAACAGCGGAAAGATGAGTGTCGTTTGCCATGAAAATAATCAAGAAGAACAATGTTTTGTCATGTCAAAGGGATCTGTTGAGAAACTGTTGAACAATTGCTCACACTATCAGAAAAACGGAAAGATCTATCCGTTAAATGAAAAGGTACGCACACAGATTATGGAACAAAATGACGCATTTGCCAGGCAGGCTCTGCGAGTATTAGGTTTTGCTTACCGGAAATTAGACAAGCACGTCAATAATGACTGCTTACAGGATATAGATAGCAAGCTTATATATGTAGGTATGGCAGGTATGATGGATCCACCAAAACCAGAAGTGGAAAAAAGCATTCGTGAAGCAGTTAAATTGGGGATTAAACCGGTTATGATTACCGGAGATCATCCGCTTACTGCTTTGGCCATTGCAAAGAAAATCGGAATTTACGATGATCGAATGAAAGTAGTAACAGGCCAAGAGCTTGATCTGATTTCGGATCAAGAGTTGAAAACGATTATTGAAGATATTGTCATCTATGCAAGAGTAACTCCGGAGCACAAACTTCGAATCGTAACGGTTCTTCAGCAAAAAGGGCATATCGTTGCGATGACAGGTGATGGAGTTAATGATTCTCCGGCAATTAAAAAGGCAGATATCGGAATTGCTATGGGCCAAACAGGCACCCAAGTAACAAAAGAAACCGCCGATATGGTTTTGAAAGAAGATCATTTTGGATCAATTGTTGACGGAGTGAAAGAAGGAAGAACCATTATTGGAAATATAAGAAAAGCAATTGGATGCTTGTTGAGCGGAAACCTTTCTGAAATTCTTGTCACTTCTTTGGCTGTAATGGCGGGTCTGCCGCTTCCGGTCGTGCCAGTTCAAATCTTATTAATGAACATGCTGACTGACGCTTTACCTGCTATGATCCTTGCTGTAAATCCCGGCAATAAAACAAAAGAAACAAAACGACAGGAAATTGTTGATGGCACTTTATACAAACAAGTCGTAACCCGCGGAACCATTTTAGGATTGGGATCGCTCGGTCTCTTTATTTGGGGTCTGGGAGCCGGAATGTCATTGGCTGCAGCCCAAACAGTTGCATTTTCAACGTTGGTAGCAGGACAGCTGATACAGACGTTCTCATGGAGACAAGCAGATTCTGAGGAAACAATAAAAGATGTGACAAAAGACCGCTTCCTGATAGGTGCCCTTGGAATTTCATGGCTGGCACTGCTAAGCGTTATTTATATCCCGCCATTAGCAGCAATTTTTAAAACAGCTCCTCTGCCTCTTTGGAACTGGGGTCCTATTCTTTTAGTTGCAGTAGCTTCAGCCCGACTCGCAAAACCGTTATCAAATTTATGGATAAACAAACCGATATATCCTTTAATTGGTAAAGTTAATCGAGCAACGGCATAA
- a CDS encoding glycine zipper domain-containing protein, which produces MFKGVSLWAGIISGGMAQLQDTQAVASGKMDKKEYAIQTSKNVTGSLGIMAGFEYGAILGSAVLPGAGTIIGSIIGSIIGNRIGNYAGYQAGNILFNNQMLNSSRLLQNERPKLSENEPSTNLY; this is translated from the coding sequence ATGTTTAAAGGGGTTTCACTTTGGGCTGGAATAATTTCAGGAGGAATGGCACAATTACAGGACACTCAAGCCGTTGCTTCCGGCAAAATGGATAAAAAAGAGTATGCCATTCAAACTTCCAAAAATGTTACAGGGAGTTTAGGCATTATGGCTGGTTTTGAATATGGAGCGATTCTTGGATCCGCCGTTTTGCCGGGTGCAGGAACGATCATAGGATCTATTATCGGAAGCATAATTGGAAACCGGATTGGGAATTATGCTGGTTATCAGGCAGGTAATATTCTTTTTAACAATCAAATGTTGAATAGCAGCCGTCTGCTGCAAAATGAAAGGCCTAAGTTATCTGAAAACGAACCTTCTACTAATTTATACTAA
- a CDS encoding RNA degradosome polyphosphate kinase, with translation MRWNLTEYNDFNQPAYFNNRELSWLAFNKRVLEEAIDERNPLLERLKFLAIFSSNLDEFFMVRVAGLKDQIKAGFTKPENKAGLTPKQQITEIAKITHELVQTQYETFKHLLSLLEKENIYFLPIRDLPQEALIALEQHFDQVIFPVLTPMAIDAYRPFPLLANKSMNLAVVLSDEREESTLQKKLAIVQIPRGFERFVEVPNKIESDKKIFVLIEDLIIHFVHKLFRGLHVESVTQFRITRNADLEIHEEGARDLLKEIEEELKKRNWGATVRLEISNHFIDQEILAYLLSELEIYEKDTYFLNGPLDLTFLFSFYKQIAPLKEHLTFETLIPQPSKDLINEISGKKQNIFDVAAEKDILLHHPYESFEPVIDFIRCAAEDPNVMAIKQTLYRVSENSPIIENLKKAAERGKQVLVLVELKARFDEEHNVHWAKELEKSGCHVIYGKILLKTHSKITLIVRKMNGNIQRFVHLGTGNYNEETAKVYTDLGFITSNPEFGIDATNFFNYLSGYMEKPDFHHFSVSPFDIRDEFIRLIDKEIEFHKQFGNGRIIAKMNSLTDKQLILKFYEASQAGVKIDLIVRGICCLRPGIEGASENIRVRSIVGRFLEHSRIYYFHHNGDEKILLSSADLMTRNMEKRVEIAFPVYHQELKERLKQILTVLLSDNVKAREQDQYGCYSYVKKNPDDEEIDSQMIFFGWAYEVADDEE, from the coding sequence GTATAATGATTTCAATCAACCGGCTTACTTTAATAACCGGGAACTTAGCTGGCTGGCTTTTAATAAACGAGTCTTGGAAGAAGCAATTGATGAACGGAATCCTTTACTTGAAAGGCTCAAATTCCTGGCTATTTTTAGTTCAAATTTGGACGAGTTTTTTATGGTTCGAGTGGCTGGTCTTAAAGATCAGATAAAAGCAGGGTTTACAAAACCTGAAAATAAGGCCGGATTAACTCCGAAACAACAAATAACTGAAATTGCGAAAATTACCCATGAATTGGTCCAAACGCAATACGAAACGTTTAAACATCTATTATCCTTGTTGGAAAAAGAAAATATTTACTTTCTTCCAATTAGAGATCTCCCGCAAGAAGCTTTAATTGCCCTGGAACAACATTTTGATCAAGTTATTTTTCCTGTTTTAACACCAATGGCTATTGATGCTTACCGGCCTTTTCCTTTGCTGGCTAACAAAAGTATGAATCTTGCAGTGGTTTTATCCGATGAGAGGGAAGAATCAACTCTCCAAAAAAAATTGGCAATTGTACAAATACCAAGAGGATTTGAACGATTCGTAGAAGTTCCAAATAAAATCGAAAGTGATAAAAAAATTTTTGTCTTAATTGAGGATCTCATTATCCACTTTGTCCATAAATTGTTTCGCGGGCTGCACGTTGAATCCGTGACGCAATTTCGCATTACGAGGAATGCAGATTTAGAAATACATGAAGAGGGTGCGAGAGACCTATTAAAAGAAATCGAAGAAGAGTTAAAAAAGAGAAATTGGGGAGCAACTGTCCGGTTGGAAATATCAAATCATTTCATTGATCAGGAAATTCTTGCTTACTTATTAAGTGAATTGGAAATATACGAGAAGGATACATATTTTTTAAACGGTCCTCTTGACTTAACGTTTTTATTTAGTTTTTATAAACAAATTGCTCCATTAAAGGAACATCTGACTTTTGAAACATTAATTCCCCAGCCATCAAAGGATCTGATCAATGAAATAAGCGGGAAGAAACAGAATATTTTTGATGTTGCAGCTGAAAAAGATATCCTGCTTCATCATCCTTATGAATCTTTTGAACCTGTTATTGATTTTATACGGTGTGCTGCTGAGGATCCTAATGTTATGGCCATTAAACAAACTCTTTACCGAGTCAGTGAAAATTCTCCTATCATTGAAAATCTAAAAAAGGCAGCAGAAAGAGGAAAGCAAGTACTTGTCCTTGTTGAACTGAAAGCACGATTTGATGAAGAACATAATGTACATTGGGCAAAAGAGCTTGAAAAATCAGGCTGCCATGTTATATACGGGAAGATATTATTAAAGACTCATAGCAAAATCACGCTCATCGTTCGCAAAATGAATGGTAATATTCAACGTTTTGTTCATTTGGGAACTGGCAATTATAATGAAGAAACAGCAAAAGTCTATACCGATTTAGGATTCATTACCTCAAATCCAGAATTCGGAATCGATGCAACCAATTTTTTTAATTATTTAAGCGGTTACATGGAAAAGCCAGACTTTCACCATTTTTCTGTATCCCCTTTCGATATTCGAGATGAATTCATCCGGCTGATTGACAAAGAAATTGAGTTTCATAAACAATTTGGGAATGGCAGGATCATAGCGAAAATGAATTCTTTAACAGATAAGCAATTAATATTGAAGTTTTATGAAGCTTCACAGGCTGGTGTAAAGATTGACCTTATCGTTCGGGGAATATGTTGTCTTCGTCCGGGTATTGAAGGGGCCAGCGAGAATATCCGAGTCCGCAGCATTGTTGGACGTTTTTTAGAGCATAGCCGTATTTATTATTTTCATCATAACGGTGATGAAAAAATCCTTCTTTCCTCAGCTGATTTAATGACACGAAATATGGAAAAACGAGTTGAAATTGCATTCCCCGTTTATCATCAAGAACTTAAGGAGAGGCTTAAACAAATATTAACCGTACTTTTAAGTGATAATGTAAAAGCCCGGGAACAAGACCAATATGGATGTTATTCTTATGTAAAGAAAAATCCAGATGACGAAGAGATAGACAGCCAAATGATTTTTTTTGGATGGGCATACGAAGTAGCTGATGATGAAGAATAG